The Microbacterium sp. LWH7-1.2 genome window below encodes:
- a CDS encoding PaaX family transcriptional regulator C-terminal domain-containing protein, translating into MTLAEDAADAPEFRRVSPVRQVLTVFGDYWWGVDDALPTGALVTALTDLGLKEAAARATLGRMVRGGLLGVERAGRRTTHSLTPRALDIVEEEGAWLESFGLVEPAWDGLWTVLAFSIPESERSSRHLARSRLRWLGFAPLYDGVWVSPRDRAAAAMSELRDLGVSDVTAMRATLQTTIAGGAQSAWNLDDIAAEYRRFAAGMKPGQPDGPVAAFVERMRLMLGWQTFRLLDTGMPAELVPGDWPRAATRRAWASRYNELGDAAESRIRTLVGEIDADLAQRVTRRRMVEDYDT; encoded by the coding sequence ATGACTCTCGCCGAGGACGCCGCCGACGCGCCCGAGTTCCGCAGGGTGTCGCCGGTCCGACAGGTCCTCACCGTCTTCGGCGACTACTGGTGGGGCGTCGACGATGCTCTTCCGACCGGCGCGCTCGTGACCGCGCTCACCGACCTCGGGCTCAAGGAGGCCGCCGCGCGGGCGACGCTGGGGCGCATGGTGCGGGGCGGGCTGCTGGGCGTCGAGCGGGCGGGCCGGCGGACGACCCACAGCCTCACGCCGCGGGCTCTGGACATCGTCGAGGAGGAGGGCGCCTGGCTCGAATCGTTCGGTCTCGTCGAACCGGCGTGGGACGGGTTGTGGACGGTGCTCGCCTTCTCGATCCCTGAATCCGAGCGATCGTCGCGGCATCTCGCGCGGTCCCGGCTGCGCTGGCTCGGGTTCGCGCCGCTGTACGACGGCGTGTGGGTGTCGCCGCGGGATCGCGCCGCGGCGGCGATGTCCGAGCTTCGGGACCTCGGCGTCAGCGACGTCACGGCGATGCGTGCCACCCTCCAGACGACGATCGCGGGTGGTGCGCAGTCGGCCTGGAACCTCGACGACATCGCCGCGGAGTATCGGCGATTCGCCGCCGGCATGAAGCCAGGGCAGCCGGATGGGCCCGTGGCGGCCTTCGTCGAGCGCATGCGGCTCATGCTGGGCTGGCAGACGTTCCGCCTGCTCGACACGGGCATGCCCGCCGAACTGGTGCCCGGCGATTGGCCCCGTGCGGCCACGCGTCGTGCGTGGGCGTCGCGCTACAACGAGCTCGGGGACGCCGCAGAGAGCCGCATCCGCACGCTCGTCGGCGAGATCGACGCCGACCTCGCGCAACGGGTCACGCGACGCCGGATGGTGGAGGACTACGACACTTAA
- a CDS encoding DUF6351 family protein, with protein MKRSRTGPLASGVLASAGLILAGLSLPTAVSAAQPVTIEIESGRADSVSGGDALVSIAGARDDFRIVSAGVDVTEAFHPVDGRLIGLVDALPLGVSEIQVTKKNGQVQAALEVENHPITGPVFSGPQHPMYCTAAGAPWNLGAVDEDCHVAAPSVSYRYRTTAGQFADYPTDGSTPAGLATTTVDGVTVPFIVRIERGTINRAVYETAVLHVPGTAEPTPWAATPGWNGKLAYTFGGACGVGYWQGSSTGGVQNDLFLSRGYAVASATFNVYAQNCNDVTSAETAMMVKEHIVEQLGPIDYTIGSGGSAGTMQQLLLANNYPGILDGVLGEIGYPDERSTTIGGHDCRGLLNYWNSPAGAGWTDAQKVAVTGHAVPGTCFGFTFFDGVDDPNRGCNPAIPVADRWSPSNPEGLRCTIADMVKNVYGTDAEGRGLRVEPDNVGVQYGWNALESGAITIEQFVSLNEQVGGMGVDGNRTAARSEASVEAIERAYATGRINMMTGGLAWTPVIEIRNYTDPTGDFHERYRSAIIRERMLAAYGDAGTHVNWTGANIGANTNQMRVAALDKLEDWLDAIEAAGGPGDRARTVAARPADLVDGCFDAQMAFIAEPLDYDDPSTACNTLYPYHSQPRAEAGMPLIADGLKCALTQPVRTDYPAMDDAQWARLLATFPSGVCDWGQRPQGYTPLEGTWLDFGTTEAVTAAAPEVAGTPRVGEVVTAQVDAPAGAAIAYQWIADGVPIDGATQASFGPTADLVGAQLRVRVTVSADDRVSQTLLSAETEKVKKAPGQP; from the coding sequence ATGAAGAGATCCAGAACCGGGCCGCTCGCATCAGGGGTGCTCGCCTCGGCGGGACTGATCCTCGCCGGCCTGTCGCTGCCGACCGCGGTCAGCGCTGCGCAGCCGGTCACGATCGAGATCGAGTCGGGACGCGCAGACAGCGTCTCCGGCGGCGACGCCCTGGTCTCGATCGCCGGCGCCCGCGACGACTTCCGCATCGTGTCGGCCGGTGTCGATGTGACCGAAGCGTTCCACCCGGTCGACGGGCGCCTGATCGGGCTGGTCGACGCACTGCCGCTGGGCGTCAGCGAAATCCAGGTCACCAAGAAGAACGGTCAGGTGCAGGCCGCGCTCGAGGTCGAGAACCACCCCATCACCGGTCCGGTGTTCTCGGGGCCGCAGCATCCGATGTACTGCACGGCGGCCGGTGCACCGTGGAACCTGGGTGCGGTCGACGAGGACTGCCACGTCGCGGCTCCCTCGGTCAGCTACCGCTACCGCACCACTGCCGGGCAGTTCGCCGACTATCCGACCGACGGATCCACCCCGGCAGGCCTCGCCACCACCACCGTGGACGGCGTCACGGTCCCGTTCATCGTGCGCATCGAGCGCGGCACCATCAACCGCGCGGTCTACGAGACCGCGGTGCTCCACGTCCCCGGAACCGCCGAGCCCACACCGTGGGCGGCCACCCCGGGCTGGAACGGCAAGCTCGCCTACACCTTCGGCGGCGCGTGCGGCGTCGGCTACTGGCAGGGCAGCAGCACCGGCGGCGTGCAGAACGACCTCTTTCTGAGCCGCGGCTACGCCGTCGCGTCAGCGACGTTCAATGTCTACGCGCAGAACTGCAACGACGTCACGAGCGCAGAGACCGCGATGATGGTCAAGGAGCACATCGTCGAGCAGCTCGGACCCATCGATTACACGATCGGGTCGGGCGGATCGGCGGGCACCATGCAGCAGCTGCTCCTCGCCAACAACTACCCGGGCATCCTCGACGGCGTCCTGGGTGAGATCGGATACCCCGACGAGCGGTCGACCACGATCGGCGGCCACGACTGCCGAGGCCTCCTCAACTACTGGAACTCGCCCGCCGGTGCCGGCTGGACCGACGCGCAGAAGGTCGCGGTGACGGGGCACGCCGTACCGGGAACGTGCTTCGGCTTCACCTTCTTCGACGGCGTCGACGACCCCAACCGCGGTTGCAACCCGGCGATCCCCGTCGCCGACCGCTGGTCGCCGAGCAACCCCGAGGGTCTGCGCTGCACGATCGCCGACATGGTGAAGAACGTCTACGGGACGGATGCCGAGGGCCGCGGTCTGCGCGTGGAGCCCGACAACGTCGGCGTGCAGTACGGCTGGAACGCCCTCGAGAGCGGAGCGATCACAATCGAGCAGTTCGTCTCGCTCAACGAGCAGGTCGGCGGCATGGGCGTGGACGGCAATCGCACCGCGGCGCGCTCGGAGGCGAGCGTCGAAGCGATCGAACGGGCGTACGCGACCGGGCGCATCAACATGATGACGGGCGGTCTGGCGTGGACGCCGGTGATCGAGATCCGCAACTACACCGACCCCACGGGCGACTTCCATGAGCGCTACCGGTCGGCGATCATCCGCGAGCGCATGCTCGCGGCGTACGGCGACGCCGGAACGCACGTCAACTGGACGGGCGCGAACATCGGCGCCAACACCAACCAGATGCGGGTCGCGGCGCTCGACAAGCTGGAGGACTGGCTCGACGCGATCGAGGCGGCGGGCGGGCCGGGCGACCGCGCGCGCACCGTGGCAGCACGGCCGGCCGACCTCGTCGACGGCTGCTTCGACGCGCAGATGGCCTTCATCGCCGAGCCGCTCGATTACGACGACCCCTCGACGGCATGCAACACGCTGTACCCCTACCACTCGCAGCCGCGGGCGGAGGCGGGCATGCCGCTCATCGCGGACGGATTGAAGTGCGCGCTGACGCAGCCGGTGCGCACCGACTATCCCGCGATGGACGATGCGCAGTGGGCACGACTGCTCGCGACGTTCCCGTCGGGCGTCTGCGACTGGGGCCAGCGCCCGCAGGGGTACACACCGCTCGAGGGCACCTGGCTCGACTTCGGGACGACCGAGGCCGTGACCGCCGCCGCGCCCGAGGTCGCGGGCACCCCGCGCGTCGGCGAGGTGGTGACCGCCCAGGTCGACGCGCCGGCGGGCGCGGCGATCGCCTACCAGTGGATCGCGGACGGCGTGCCGATCGACGGCGCCACCCAGGCGTCGTTCGGCCCCACGGCCGACCTCGTCGGAGCGCAGCTCCGTGTGAGAGTGACGGTGTCGGCGGACGACCGCGTCTCGCAGACGCTGCTCTCCGCCGAGACGGAGAAGGTGAAGAAGGCGCCGGGCCAGCCCTGA
- a CDS encoding PadR family transcriptional regulator — MSLRYALLAILRVGPLSGYDLQKQFHQSVGHVWHAPDSQIYPELRKMEELGLIEGEEQTRGERGTRRMYHVTDAGNQAFLDWMAAPLDYQRVRDPAHLRAAYLETATPEVARTFLERHIAQWEGELAQWEGELERIDAVANPMLVRRLAVTPDTERERTIAYKRFAYEGLVERAQGEIAWARRGLTLVDRLGS; from the coding sequence ATGAGCCTGCGCTACGCACTGCTGGCGATCCTGCGGGTCGGCCCGCTCTCGGGCTACGACCTGCAGAAGCAATTCCACCAGTCCGTCGGACACGTGTGGCACGCGCCCGACTCCCAGATCTACCCCGAGCTGCGCAAGATGGAGGAGCTCGGCCTGATCGAGGGCGAGGAGCAGACGCGCGGCGAGCGCGGCACGCGGCGGATGTACCACGTGACGGATGCCGGCAACCAGGCCTTCCTCGACTGGATGGCCGCTCCCCTGGACTATCAGCGCGTGCGCGACCCGGCGCACCTGCGGGCCGCCTACCTCGAGACGGCGACCCCCGAGGTCGCCCGCACCTTCCTCGAGCGGCACATCGCCCAGTGGGAAGGCGAGCTGGCGCAGTGGGAGGGCGAGCTCGAGCGCATCGACGCCGTCGCCAACCCCATGCTGGTCCGCCGGCTCGCGGTGACACCCGACACCGAGCGCGAGCGCACCATCGCCTACAAGCGCTTCGCCTACGAGGGCCTCGTCGAGCGCGCCCAGGGCGAGATCGCGTGGGCTCGCCGGGGGCTGACGCTGGTGGACCGCCTGGGGTCCTGA
- a CDS encoding aminomethyl transferase family protein, producing MAKNLQELLDAQNAVEMLRNSQIGSYIYPVVPADFQNWIKEQRAWRDTAVLYDQSHHMDNVFLKGSDAIKLISDTAINSVATFPVNRAKQYVPTTASGHVIGDGILFHEAEDEYVYVGRAPASNWLMYHGETGGYSNLDVTVDRRSPSRPYGDAVSRRYYRFQIQGPAAWQVIEKLNGGPLEQLKFFSMSEMQIGGANVRTLRHGMAGAPGLEIWGPYEDHHRVRDIIVEAGQEFGLVPVGSRAYPSNTLESGWIPSPLPAIYSGEEERGYREWLGVDSYEATGTLAGSFVSDDISDYYLTPWELGYGSFVKFDHDFIGRDALEKIDPATQRRKVTLAWDAEDVTKIFSSLLDTENESYKFFDLPLANYGSANYDSVTDADGNVVGFSMFTGYSANEKRALSLATVNPDVPEGAEVTVVWGEPNGGTTKASVEPHRQLEVRAVVSPVPYSTVARQTYHGGWRTQYQPA from the coding sequence ATGGCGAAGAATCTGCAGGAGCTGCTCGACGCGCAGAACGCCGTCGAGATGCTGCGCAACTCGCAGATCGGCTCGTACATCTACCCGGTGGTCCCCGCGGACTTCCAGAACTGGATCAAGGAGCAGAGGGCGTGGCGCGACACCGCCGTGCTCTACGACCAGTCGCACCACATGGACAACGTGTTCTTGAAGGGCTCGGACGCGATCAAGCTGATCTCCGACACGGCGATCAACTCCGTCGCGACCTTCCCGGTGAACCGCGCCAAGCAGTACGTGCCGACGACCGCGTCGGGCCACGTCATCGGCGACGGCATCCTCTTCCACGAGGCGGAGGACGAGTATGTCTACGTCGGCCGCGCGCCCGCCTCGAACTGGCTGATGTACCACGGTGAGACCGGCGGCTACTCGAACCTCGACGTCACCGTCGACCGCCGTTCGCCCTCGCGCCCCTACGGCGATGCGGTGAGCCGCCGCTACTACCGGTTCCAGATCCAGGGTCCGGCAGCGTGGCAGGTCATCGAGAAGCTCAACGGCGGGCCGCTCGAGCAGCTGAAGTTCTTCAGCATGTCCGAGATGCAGATCGGCGGCGCCAACGTCCGCACGCTCCGTCACGGCATGGCGGGCGCCCCCGGCCTCGAGATATGGGGCCCGTACGAGGACCACCACCGCGTGCGCGACATCATCGTCGAGGCCGGCCAGGAGTTCGGGCTCGTGCCGGTCGGCTCCCGCGCGTACCCGTCGAACACCCTCGAGTCCGGCTGGATCCCGTCGCCGCTGCCGGCGATCTACTCCGGCGAGGAGGAACGCGGCTACCGCGAGTGGCTCGGCGTCGACAGCTACGAGGCGACCGGCACGCTGGCAGGGTCCTTCGTGTCGGACGACATCTCGGACTACTACCTGACCCCGTGGGAGCTCGGGTACGGCTCGTTCGTGAAGTTCGACCACGACTTCATCGGCCGCGACGCCCTCGAGAAGATCGATCCCGCGACGCAGCGCCGCAAGGTCACCCTCGCGTGGGACGCCGAGGACGTCACGAAGATCTTCTCGTCGCTCTTGGACACCGAGAACGAGAGCTACAAGTTCTTCGACCTGCCGCTGGCGAACTACGGGTCGGCGAACTACGACTCGGTGACGGACGCCGACGGCAACGTCGTGGGCTTCTCGATGTTCACCGGGTACAGCGCGAACGAGAAGCGCGCCCTGTCGCTGGCGACCGTGAACCCTGACGTGCCCGAGGGCGCCGAGGTGACGGTCGTGTGGGGCGAGCCGAACGGCGGCACCACCAAGGCCTCGGTGGAGCCGCACCGGCAGCTCGAGGTGCGCGCGGTCGTCTCGCCCGTGCCGTACTCGACGGTCGCCCGTCAGACCTACCACGGCGGCTGGCGCACCCAGTACCAGCCGGCCTGA
- the purU gene encoding formyltetrahydrofolate deformylase encodes MTTHLEVRRDHACLIVHGPDRSGIVAAVTALVARNQGNIVTLDQYSDNPEGGEFFQRVVFHRPDLQAALPEIEADLDETLDPLGLQWRMTDQSIPKRMAILASTSDHCLLELLWRHRRGELPVTIPMVISNHTNTAEDVRSFGIPFFHVPSQGPDKSAAEARIVELLRGNVDFVVLARYMQILSDSFLDDVGVPVINIHHSFLPAFIGAAPYRKAKERGVKLIGATSHYVTQDLDEGPIIEQDVARVTHAMTAADLQARGAYVERAVLSRAVQWHAEDRVIRHGNHTIVFT; translated from the coding sequence ATGACGACCCACCTCGAGGTGCGGCGGGATCACGCCTGCCTCATCGTGCACGGGCCCGATCGGTCGGGCATCGTCGCCGCGGTGACGGCGTTGGTCGCCCGCAACCAGGGCAACATCGTGACCCTCGATCAGTACTCCGACAACCCGGAGGGCGGCGAGTTCTTCCAGCGCGTGGTGTTCCACCGCCCCGACCTGCAGGCGGCACTCCCCGAGATCGAGGCCGACCTCGACGAGACGCTCGACCCGCTCGGCCTCCAGTGGCGGATGACCGACCAGTCCATCCCCAAGCGCATGGCGATTCTCGCCTCAACGAGCGACCACTGCCTGCTCGAACTGCTGTGGCGGCACCGCCGCGGCGAGCTGCCGGTCACCATCCCGATGGTCATCTCCAACCACACCAACACCGCCGAGGACGTCCGCAGCTTCGGCATCCCGTTCTTCCACGTGCCCTCGCAGGGTCCCGACAAGTCCGCCGCCGAGGCGAGGATCGTCGAGCTGCTCAGGGGCAACGTCGACTTCGTCGTGCTGGCGCGCTACATGCAGATCCTCTCCGACTCGTTCCTCGACGATGTGGGGGTGCCGGTGATCAACATCCACCACTCCTTCCTGCCCGCCTTCATCGGCGCGGCCCCGTACCGCAAAGCGAAGGAGCGGGGCGTCAAGCTCATCGGCGCGACGAGCCACTACGTCACCCAAGACCTCGACGAAGGACCCATCATCGAGCAGGACGTCGCCCGGGTCACGCACGCCATGACGGCCGCCGACCTGCAGGCTCGCGGAGCGTACGTCGAACGCGCGGTGCTCTCCCGCGCCGTGCAGTGGCACGCCGAAGACCGCGTCATCCGTCACGGCAACCACACCATCGTCTTCACCTGA
- a CDS encoding methylenetetrahydrofolate reductase yields MTGKDIAGLEEARDMIPQGTKINVTFLGNEDLEMRVAAAKAVKELGFVPVPHLSARRLRSQDELEEFLGRLQEVGATEHVFAVGGDPAEPEGPYPDSLTVIRSGVLQRFGVREVSIAGYPEGHPDIPDDVLWRHLDEKALALAQEGLDAVVLTQFAFDTEPVMTWIDQVRERGIDAQIRIGTPGPAGIKRLLGFARRFGIGANAMIVKKYGFSLTNLMGTAGPDRFVSDLATLLADDPKSGDVKLHFYTFGGLLATSQWAREFVAAQSSGARR; encoded by the coding sequence ATGACCGGCAAGGACATCGCCGGCCTCGAAGAGGCTCGGGACATGATCCCGCAGGGGACGAAGATCAACGTGACATTCCTCGGCAACGAGGACCTCGAGATGCGGGTGGCTGCGGCCAAGGCGGTGAAGGAGTTGGGTTTCGTCCCGGTCCCCCACCTCTCGGCGCGCCGGCTGCGATCGCAGGACGAGCTCGAGGAGTTCCTCGGCCGGCTGCAGGAGGTCGGCGCGACCGAGCACGTGTTCGCGGTCGGCGGCGACCCCGCCGAGCCCGAAGGCCCCTACCCCGACTCCCTCACCGTCATCCGCTCGGGCGTGCTGCAGAGGTTCGGCGTGCGAGAGGTCTCGATCGCCGGCTACCCCGAGGGGCACCCCGACATCCCGGACGACGTGCTGTGGCGCCACCTCGACGAGAAGGCGCTCGCACTCGCACAGGAGGGACTGGATGCCGTGGTCCTGACCCAGTTCGCCTTCGACACCGAACCCGTCATGACGTGGATCGACCAGGTGCGCGAGCGCGGCATCGACGCGCAGATCCGGATCGGCACCCCCGGACCCGCCGGCATCAAGCGACTGCTGGGCTTCGCCCGCCGCTTCGGCATCGGCGCCAACGCCATGATCGTGAAGAAGTACGGCTTCTCGCTCACGAACCTCATGGGCACCGCCGGACCCGACCGCTTCGTGTCGGACCTCGCCACGCTGCTGGCCGACGACCCGAAGTCGGGCGACGTGAAGCTGCACTTCTACACGTTCGGCGGCCTTCTCGCCACATCGCAGTGGGCGCGGGAGTTCGTCGCGGCGCAGTCCTCGGGGGCTCGTCGATGA
- a CDS encoding ABC transporter substrate-binding protein, which yields MKKSLVTLGVLAVAALALSGCTDSGADPASTATSTGDAGDAGELTKVRVAALPIAETGALWAAIDEGIFEEHGLEIEVVPSQGGANAIPALLSGDIQFAIGQPFGPIRADQQDLGVVIVGNYANSLPDETDVNAVVALGDSGIMRPADLAGKKVSVNTIGAAGDLTIRKAVQDDGGDPSTIEFVEVAFPDVPAQLEAGTMDAAWAPDPFRAMIVGDGGVSVVQPYQATIPGLSVLTNITTQTLMDEDPDLVTAYSEAMAEALDWAAGNEDAVRAAIATNLDIPEEAAAGITLPTFTWDLAGAGIEDLGALAVEFAYIEAEPDYDRLLQQQ from the coding sequence ATGAAGAAGAGTCTTGTCACCCTCGGCGTTCTCGCCGTCGCCGCGCTCGCCCTGAGCGGCTGCACCGATTCCGGCGCCGATCCCGCGTCCACCGCCACGTCCACCGGTGACGCCGGGGACGCGGGCGAGCTGACGAAAGTCCGTGTGGCCGCGCTGCCCATCGCCGAGACCGGCGCCCTGTGGGCGGCGATCGACGAAGGCATTTTCGAGGAGCACGGTCTCGAGATCGAGGTCGTGCCCTCCCAGGGCGGCGCGAACGCCATTCCCGCGCTCCTCAGCGGCGACATCCAGTTCGCGATCGGCCAGCCGTTCGGGCCCATCCGCGCCGACCAGCAGGACCTCGGCGTCGTGATCGTCGGGAACTACGCCAACAGCCTCCCAGACGAGACCGACGTGAACGCGGTGGTCGCGCTCGGCGACTCGGGCATCATGCGGCCCGCCGACCTCGCCGGCAAGAAGGTGTCGGTGAACACCATCGGCGCCGCCGGCGACCTCACGATCCGCAAGGCCGTGCAGGACGACGGCGGGGACCCCTCGACGATCGAGTTCGTCGAGGTCGCGTTCCCCGACGTCCCGGCTCAGCTCGAGGCGGGCACCATGGACGCCGCGTGGGCACCCGACCCGTTCCGCGCGATGATCGTCGGGGACGGCGGGGTGTCGGTCGTGCAGCCGTACCAGGCGACGATCCCGGGGCTCTCGGTGCTCACGAACATCACGACGCAGACGCTCATGGACGAGGACCCCGACCTGGTGACGGCGTACTCCGAGGCGATGGCCGAGGCGCTGGACTGGGCGGCCGGCAACGAGGATGCCGTACGCGCCGCGATCGCGACCAACCTCGACATCCCGGAGGAGGCCGCGGCGGGCATCACGCTCCCCACCTTCACGTGGGACCTCGCCGGCGCCGGCATCGAGGACCTCGGCGCTCTCGCCGTCGAGTTCGCCTACATCGAAGCCGAGCCCGACTACGACCGCCTGCTCCAGCAGCAGTAA
- a CDS encoding ABC transporter permease: MATVDAPLIVAAPPPPRSVRRSRTLRKFALGVAGILGFLLTWQLLPTLGIVDPRYFPAATTTLAELGQQMRDLEFWRNVGRTMTAWGIGLVIATVLAVVLGTVIGLVPFLRRATHTTVEFLRPIPSVALIPLAILLFGLRIESALVIIVYASFWQVFIQVLYGVADVDTVARDTARSFGLSRGSRIVNLVFPTALPYLMTGLRLAAAVALILAITAEMFIGNPGLGREIVFAQSAGDWPAVYALVIVTGVLGLIINLVFRAIERRSLAWHQSVRGEEVL; encoded by the coding sequence ATGGCCACCGTTGACGCTCCCCTGATCGTCGCCGCGCCGCCGCCCCCGCGCAGCGTCCGCCGGTCGCGCACGCTGCGCAAGTTCGCGCTCGGCGTCGCCGGCATCCTCGGATTCCTCCTGACCTGGCAGCTGCTGCCCACGCTGGGCATCGTCGACCCGCGCTACTTCCCGGCCGCGACCACGACGCTCGCGGAGCTCGGTCAGCAGATGCGCGACCTGGAGTTCTGGCGCAATGTCGGACGCACCATGACCGCTTGGGGCATCGGCCTGGTGATCGCCACCGTGCTGGCGGTCGTGCTCGGCACCGTCATCGGACTCGTTCCCTTCCTCCGCCGGGCGACCCACACGACGGTGGAGTTCCTGCGCCCGATCCCCTCGGTCGCGCTCATCCCGCTCGCGATCCTCCTGTTCGGCCTGCGCATCGAATCCGCGCTCGTCATCATCGTCTACGCCAGCTTCTGGCAGGTGTTCATCCAGGTTCTCTACGGCGTCGCCGACGTGGACACGGTCGCCCGCGACACGGCGCGCAGCTTCGGGCTGTCGCGAGGATCGCGCATCGTCAACCTGGTCTTCCCTACCGCGCTGCCGTACCTCATGACGGGCCTCCGCCTCGCGGCCGCGGTCGCGCTGATCCTCGCGATCACCGCCGAGATGTTCATCGGCAATCCCGGCCTCGGTCGCGAGATCGTCTTCGCGCAGTCGGCGGGCGATTGGCCGGCCGTGTACGCCCTCGTCATCGTCACGGGCGTGCTCGGGCTCATCATCAACCTCGTCTTCCGCGCGATCGAGCGGCGCTCGCTCGCGTGGCACCAGTCGGTGCGAGGGGAGGAAGTGCTGTGA
- a CDS encoding ABC transporter permease, which yields MTLYTSTVVTPRRASRVWVKIGENTLYAIGLPFILLIIWGIWATLAPAKFFPAPLEILDAFIDTWVGPAFVTDVLPSLGRLAIGIIISIVVGIVGGTVIGLNRWLRELLEPMLEFFRAVPPPVLLPIVVVLMGPTDAMKIVVIVVGSVWPILLNTIEGVRATDSVMTETARSFALTSGERLRYLVLPAASPRIMAGVRQSLSIALILMVISELAYSSSGLGYQIVFFQRNYLIAEMWSGILLLGLIGILLAAIFGFVERRVLRWYHGIKEVERA from the coding sequence GTGACCCTCTATACGAGCACCGTCGTGACGCCGCGCCGAGCATCGCGCGTGTGGGTCAAGATCGGCGAGAACACGCTCTACGCCATCGGCCTGCCCTTCATCCTGCTGATCATCTGGGGCATCTGGGCGACCCTTGCGCCGGCGAAATTCTTCCCCGCGCCGCTGGAGATCCTCGACGCCTTCATCGACACCTGGGTCGGCCCCGCGTTCGTGACCGATGTGCTGCCGAGCCTCGGCCGCCTGGCCATCGGCATCATCATCTCGATCGTCGTCGGCATCGTCGGCGGCACGGTAATCGGTCTCAACCGATGGCTCCGCGAACTGCTCGAGCCCATGCTGGAGTTCTTCCGCGCGGTTCCGCCGCCGGTGCTCCTGCCCATCGTGGTGGTGCTGATGGGCCCCACCGACGCGATGAAGATCGTCGTGATCGTCGTGGGCTCGGTGTGGCCGATCCTGCTGAACACGATCGAGGGGGTGCGCGCCACCGATTCGGTGATGACGGAGACGGCGCGGTCGTTCGCGCTGACCTCGGGGGAGCGGCTGCGCTACCTGGTGCTCCCTGCCGCCAGCCCGCGCATCATGGCGGGCGTTCGGCAGTCCCTTTCCATCGCCTTGATCCTCATGGTGATCTCGGAGCTGGCGTACTCGTCCTCTGGCCTGGGCTATCAGATCGTCTTCTTCCAGCGGAACTACCTCATCGCCGAAATGTGGAGCGGCATCCTGCTGCTGGGACTCATCGGCATTCTTCTCGCAGCGATCTTCGGCTTCGTCGAGCGACGAGTGCTGCGCTGGTACCACGGAATCAAGGAGGTGGAGCGTGCCTGA
- a CDS encoding ABC transporter ATP-binding protein — protein MPESLRTAQTLLNVENLRKVYESSTGNVEAIGDIGFRMNSGELVCIVGPSGCGKTTLLKCIAGLLKPTSGMVELDGKRVTGPPPKMALVFQEYGRSLYPWLTVRGNVELPLKHKKLSRADRDRLIDDALTAVGLDHAAGSYPWQLSGGMQQRVAIARAVAYQPEVLIMDEPFAAVDAQTRADLEDLVRTLHRERGMSILFVTHDIDESVYLGERVIVLSKSPTWVQEDLAIDLAPERDQITTRALPRFAELRTHVYEQIQRAKRGEAVRPGAA, from the coding sequence GTGCCTGAATCGCTTCGAACTGCACAGACGCTTCTCAACGTCGAGAACCTGCGCAAGGTGTACGAATCATCGACCGGGAACGTCGAGGCGATCGGCGACATCGGATTCCGGATGAATTCCGGCGAGCTGGTGTGCATCGTCGGCCCCTCGGGGTGCGGCAAGACGACGCTGCTGAAGTGCATCGCCGGTCTGCTCAAGCCGACGTCGGGAATGGTCGAGCTCGACGGCAAGCGCGTCACCGGCCCGCCGCCGAAGATGGCGCTCGTGTTCCAGGAGTACGGCCGCAGCCTGTACCCGTGGCTGACCGTGCGCGGCAACGTCGAGCTGCCGCTCAAGCACAAGAAGCTCTCGCGTGCCGACCGCGACAGGCTGATCGACGACGCCCTGACGGCGGTCGGACTCGACCATGCGGCGGGAAGCTACCCGTGGCAGCTCTCGGGAGGAATGCAGCAGCGCGTCGCTATCGCCCGCGCGGTCGCGTACCAGCCGGAGGTGCTCATCATGGACGAGCCGTTCGCCGCCGTCGACGCGCAGACGCGTGCCGACCTCGAAGACCTCGTGCGGACTCTGCACCGCGAGCGCGGCATGTCGATCCTGTTCGTGACGCACGACATCGACGAGTCGGTCTACCTCGGCGAGCGCGTCATCGTGCTGTCGAAGTCTCCGACGTGGGTGCAGGAGGACCTCGCGATCGACCTCGCCCCCGAGCGCGATCAGATCACGACGCGGGCGCTGCCCCGCTTCGCCGAGCTGCGTACACACGTCTACGAGCAGATCCAGCGCGCCAAGCGCGGTGAGGCCGTCCGTCCGGGGGCCGCGTGA